From the genome of Rhizobacter sp. AJA081-3:
TCTGGGCCTGGCCGCCCTGGCCGGCTGCGCTTCGGCGCCGCCGGCAGCGCCTCCCGTGCCGGGTGCACCGCCGGTGGCCCGGCAGATCGCGCCCGGCGTGTACATGATGCCCGGCAGCACCGGCGCAGCCGACGAGAACAACCTCGGCCGCATCGGCAATGCCGGCTTCATCGTCGGCGAGCGCGGCGTGATCGTGATCGACACCGGCACCTCGCATGCGCACGGCCGCGCGCTGCTCGCGGCGATCCGCGCCGTCACCGACCAGCCGGTGCGCGTGGCGCTGGTCACCCATACGCGGCCGGAGTTCCTGTTCGGCGGCACGGCCTTCCGCGAGCTCGGCATCCCGATCCGCATGCACAGCCGCACCTCGCGGCTGATGGCTTCGCGCTGCGAGACCTGCCTGAAGGCGCTGCGCCAGACGGTCGGCGAGGAGCCGCTGCGCGGCACCGCGATGTACAAGCCCGACCAGGAGTTCGAGACCCCGCACGAACTCGAGCTGATCGGCCGGCCGGTGCGCGTGCTGTACTTCGGCCACTCCAGCGGCCCCGGCGACATCGCCGTGTTCGACGAGCGCAGCGGCGTGCTGTTCGGCGGCGGGCTGCTCGACGCCGGCCGAGTGCCCGACATCCAGGACAGCGACCTGGAAGGCTGGAAGAAGGCGCTGCAGTCGCTGCACGCGCTGCGGGTTGGCACCGTGGTGCCGGGCCACGGCCCGGCCTCATCATCGGCACTGATCGGCACGGTGGAGCGCTACCTCGCGCAGCTCGAGACCAAGGTGCGTGGCCTGGTCCGATCCGGCGCCTCGCTGCTCGGCGTGGCCGAGTCCGGCGAGCTGCCCGAGTACGAGGGCTGGGACCAGTACGACGTGATCCACCGCCGCAATGCCTCCGTCGCCTTCCTGCGCTTCGAGCGCGAGCTGATGTTCAAGTAGTCCGAGGAGCCGTTCACCATGCCACCTGTTCGCACCAACCGCCGCCATGCCCTGCAGGGCCTCGCCGCGCTGGCGCTGTCGCCAGCCGGTGCATTCGCCGCCGTGGGCGGCCTGCCCTCGGCCACGCACGATGCCTCGTCGCCCGAGTGGGAGCGCATCAGCGGCAAGCTGTTCCCGGGCAAGAAGCTCATCGCCGGGCAGTCGGTGGTGCAGGTGATCGTGCCGCTGCGCGCGGCCTACGGCGCCTCGGTGCCGGTGAAGGTGGTCTCCAAGCTGGCGCAGAAGCCCGAGCTGTTCGTGCGCAAGATGTACATCGTGGTCGACAAGAACCCCTCGCCGGTCGCGGCCGTGCTGGACCTCACCACCGAGGTCGGCCAGGCCGACTTCGAGACGCGGCTGCGCGTGGACGAATACAGCCACGTGCGAGTGGTCAGCGAGCTGTCCAACGGCGAGTTGCACACCGACTCGCGCTACGTGAAGACCTCCGGCGGCTGCTCCGCCCCGCCCAACCGCGAGGCGCTGCACCTGATCGGCAAGACCATGCTCAAGCTCAACGGCGAGCTGCACATGGACCAGCCCACCACCGCCGACGTGACCGTGGTCCACCCCAACGACACCGGCTTCGAGCTCAACCAGGTGACGGTGATGTACATCCCGCCGCACTTCGTGCGCTCGATCAAGGTCAGCTATGCGCAGCGCAAGGTGTTCGACGCCGAGCTCGACTTCTCGGTCAGCGAGAACCCGACACTGCGCTTCAACTTCGTGCCCCACGGCCGCGGCGAGCTGCGCGCCGAGGTGACCGACACGAAGGAAAGCCAGTTCGTCGGCACGCTGGCGGTGGGATGAGCGACTTGCTGCGCCGCCTGGCCGCCGTGCTGGCCCTGTGCGTGGCTGCGGGCGCCGCGGCGGCCGCCGGCTTCCCGGCCCGCTTTGCGCCCACGCTGGTGCCGGGCACCGGGCAACCGCAACGACTGGAATTCGACCTCAGTGCCGCGCTGCAGCGCGCGCAGCGCGAGAACAAGCGCCTGTACGTCTACCTCGGTGCCAACGACTGCCCGTTCTGCCGCAAGTACGAGGCCTTCCTGGAGAAGAACGCGACTGAGCTGGCGCCGCACTTCGCCCGCGACTACATCGTCTACGACCTGCGCAGCAGCCTGTCGGTGCAGGCCGATCGCCTCTACTTCCGCATCGGCGACAAGTCCATGCCCTATGCCGAATTCAACCGCTCGATCGGCGACGAGCGCGCCCGCCAGCTCGTCTACCCGAGCGTGTGGCTGCTCGATGCCAAGGGCAAACCGCTGATGCAGATGCCTGCCGGCACAGGCACCTTCGAGACAGTACCCGAGCAGCTCGAGATCCTGCGGCTGGAACAGTGACGCGCCGGACCGACAACCTCACCGGCCACTTGACTCATCGCAAGCGCCGCGCCTGCGGCACTGCGGAAAATCTGTCACAGAGACAACCAACGAGAACCACCATGAAGACCTTCCGACTTCTCGCCTGGGCCGTGCTCGGGCTGGCGGGCGCGGCGAACGCGCAATCCACGAACAAGGCCGAACTCGAATCGGTGCAGCGCGCCGTGCATGTGTGCGCCGCCTGCCACGGTGACTTCGGTCGAAGCACCAAGAGCTTCGTGCCCTCGCTGGCGGGCCAGATGCGCGAATACACGATCCGCCAGCTGAAGGACTTCCGCAACCAGTCACGCGCAGAGACCGACGTGCAGGCCTACATGTGGGGCATCTCGGCGTTGCTGACCGACGAAACGATCGAGGGCCTGGCCGACTACTACGCGGCGCAGAAGCCGGCACCGGGAAAGTCCACCCAGCCCAAGCTCGAAGCCGCCGGCCGCAAGATCTACGAGAACGGCAGCCCGTCGCAAGGCGTGCTGCCCTGCAAACAGTGCCATGGCGACGCGGCCGAAGGCGCGGCCGGCTTCCCGCGGCTGGCGGGCCTGAATGCCAAGTACGTCTACAGCCAGTTGCAGGCCTTCCGCACGCCGCTGCGCCCGCACGGCGTGCTGATGAAGAACGAGACGCGCGCCTTGAGCGAGGCGCAACTCAAGGCCGTCGCGGCCTACGTCCAGTCGCGCTGAGTTCAGTCGCGCTGCGCTTCCATCGCGAGGCGGCGTGATTCCTTCGGGTCGCGGAACACCAGCGGGTGTTCGGTGACCCGAGTGCGCGCGGCCTCCTCGGCCTGCGCCACCGCCGCCAGCACCTGGCCGTGCTGCGGGCTCTTGCGGCACACCGGATCGGCCGCCTCCGCGTCCTGCGCGATCAGGAAAGCCTGGCAGCGGCAGCCGCCCAGGTCTTCTTCCTTGTGCTCGCAACTGACGCAGGGCTCCTTCATCCAGCCGGTGCCGCGGTAGCGGTTGAAGCCTTCGGATTCGAACCAGACCTCGCGCAGCGGCATGTCGCGCACGTTCGGGAAGGCCAGGCCCGGCAGCATCTTCGCCGTGTGGCAGGGCAGCGCGGTGCCGTCGGGCGCCACGGTGAGGAACATGCTGCCCCAGCCGTTCACGCACTTCTTCGCCTTGCCCTCGTGGTAGTCGGGCGCCACGAAGAAGATGCGCATGCGATCGCCGAGCTTCTGGCGCCAGGCATCGGTCACCGCTTCGGCGCGCTTCAATTGCTCGTGCGTGGGCAGCAATTGCGCGCGGTTCACGAAGGCCCAGGAGTAGTACTGCGTGTTGGCCAGCTCGATGTACTCGGCGCCGAGCTCCGCGGCCATGCCGATGATGCGGTCGATGTGGTCGATGTTCAGGCGGTGGATGACCACGTTCATGACCATCGGCCAGCCCTGGTCCTTGATGATCTTCGCGACGCGGTTCTTCAGCTCGAAGGTCTTCGTGTGCGAGAGGAAGTCGTTCATCTCGCGCGTCGAGTCCTGGAACGACAGCTGCACGTGGTCGAGCCCCGCCGCCTTCAGCGCCGCGGCGCGCTCCGCCGTGAGGCCCACGCCCGAGGTCAGCAGGTTGGTGTAGTAGCCCAGGCGGTGCGCCTCGGCGACGATGAGTTCGAGGTCGTCGCGCAGCAGCGGCTCGCCGCCGGACAGGCCGCACTGCACGGCGCCGAGCTCGCGCCCTTCGCGCAGCACGCGCAGCCAGTCCTCGGTCGACAGTTCGTCGGGCTGTGCCGCGTAGTCGACCGGGTTGTAGCAAAAGACGCAGTGCAGCGGGCAGCGGTAGGTGAGCTCGGCGAGCAGCCACAGCGGCGGGCCGGGGCGGTTGGAGACGGTACTCACCCTGTCAGTCCCAAACCAGCCAGCGCTGCTTGGCCGCCATCTCGACGAAGGCCAGCACGTCGCCCTGCAGGCCCTGCACGCTGAAGGCCTGCTCCAGGTCGGTGACGATCTCGCCGACGCTGCGCTGCCCGTCGCAGCGCTTCATGATCTCGCCGGCGCTGCCATTGAGCTTGACCATGCCCTCGGGGTAGAGCAGCACGTGCGCTTCCTGCACGGGCTCCCATTGCAGGCGAAAGCCGTGGCCCACACGCGGCTGGCTGGCGATGCTCGCAGGACTCACTCGCTGACTCCGTACTTCAGTGCCATCGCATCGTTCATCGCCCACAGGATGTCGAGCTTGAACTGCAGCACCTCGAGCGCGCGCTCCTGCAAGGGCCGCGTCGTGAAGTGGTCCAGCGTGATGGCCAGGCCCTGCTCGACGTCGCGCCGCGCCTGGCTGACGCGGTTGCGAAAGTAGGCCAGGCCGGCTTGATCGATCCAGCCGTAGTGCTCGGGCCAGGTGGCCAGGCGCTGCTTGTGGATCTCGGGCGCGAAGAGTTCGGTGAGCGAGGAGCACACCGCCTCCTGCCAGGGCGAGCGGCGCGCGAAGTTGACATAGGCGTCGACGGCGAAACGCAGCGCCGGGATCACGTGGCGCTGGTCGAGCACCTCCTCGCGCGTCAGGCCGACGGCCTGCGCCAGGCGCAGCCAGGCCTCGATGCCGCCTTCGTCCTTCACCCCGCCGAGCTCGAAGCCGTCGTGGTCAAGGATGCGCTGCACCCAGCCACGGCGCACGTCACGGTCGGGGCAGTTGGACATCACCGCCGCGTCCTTGATCGGAATCGCGATCTGGTAGTAGAAGCGGTTGGCCACCCAGCCGCGGATCTGCTCGGGCGTCGCCTTGCCCGTGTTGAGCATGACGTTGAACGGGTGGTGGATGTGGTACGAGCGGCCGCGCTCGCGCAGCTGGGCTTCGAACTCGATGCGATTCCACGCTACGGGGTGATGAGTCATGTCAGAGGTCCAGGGTCATGCGGTCCTCGCAGGGCTCGATGCGGTGCTGCGTGAGCAGCGCGCGCTCGGGCGAGTCTTCGTCGAGGATCGGGTTGGTGTTGTTGATGTGGATGAGCAGGCGCCGCGTCGAGGCGGGCAGCTTGTCCAGCCACTCGATCATGCCGCCGGCGCCGCTTTGCGGCAGGTGGCCGATGTCGCGCGCGGTCTTCTTCGACAGGCCGAGACGGATCATCTCGTCGTCGGTCCAGAAGGTGCCGTCGACCAGCACCGCATCGGCGCCGCACATCAGGTCGAACAGCGCCGGCGTGATCTCGCCGAGGCCGGGGGCGTAGAAGGCGCTGCGGCCACTGCGCCGGTCGCTGATCAACATGCCGATGTTGTCGCCCGGCACCGGCGCTTCGCGGTGCGGAGAATACGGCGCCGCCTTGCTCGACAGCGGCACGGCGCGGAAGGACAGATCCGCCGCGCCGGGCACCTCGAAAGCCGCGCCGTCGAGCGCGATGCGGTGGCGGTCGACGCCGCAGTAATGGCCGAGCACCTTGAGCACCGGGTTGCCGGTGCTCAGGTCTTCCTCGACCGGGTCGGTGCACCACAGCGGCAGCGGGCGGCCGCGTTCGCGCAGCATGAACAGGCCCGTGGCGTGGTCGATCTGCCCGTCCATGAGCACCACGCCGGCGATGGCCGTGTCGCGCACCGCGCGGCCCGGCTGCAGCGCAGGGTGCGAGCGGATCTGCTCGAGGATGTCGGGCGAGGCGTTGAACAGCACGCCATCTGCGCTCGTGCTGCCGCTGACGAAGATCGACGACTGGGTGCGTGCCTTGGCGCGCAGGCTGCCGTCGCGCTGGCCGGCGCAGTTGCGGCAGTTGCAGTTCCACTGCGGGAATCCGCCGCCGGCGGCCGAACCGAGGATGGTGATGCGCATGGCGTCGGGAAAAGAGAAAGCCGCCGCCTGCGGTCCAGCGCGGCGGCTCCGATTCAGTCGCTCAGCGGGCGGCGACGTACATCGTGATTTCGAAACCGAAGCGGAAGTCGGTCGCGGTCGGGGTTTGCCATTGCATGCGAAGTCTCCTGGGAGTGGCACGGCACCGGGCGGCAGCCGCGGGGATGCAGTCATCCCGTGACGCATGGTCGCGCCGGACCGGGGCCACGCACAGTCCCCCGACCATGATTCGCGCCTCATGATTATCTGGAATCAGGCTACGGCTTGACCCGTAGTGCTTGACGCGGCGAGCGCCTCGCCGGGTCGATACCATCGGCGGGTGCCGCTGCCGACCCTGTACCCCGACCCGCCCTTGCTGCGCAGCCGTGCGCTGCCCGTGCCCGGCGGCCATGTGCTGCAGGTGCAGGAGTTCGGCACGGCCGACGGCATCCCGGCCGTGGTGCTGCACGGCGGCCCGGGTTCGGGCTGCTCGCCGCTGCTGCGGCGCGTGTTCGATCCGGCGCGCTACCGCATCG
Proteins encoded in this window:
- a CDS encoding MBL fold metallo-hydrolase; translated protein: MSLLTRRRVSFGLGLAALAGCASAPPAAPPVPGAPPVARQIAPGVYMMPGSTGAADENNLGRIGNAGFIVGERGVIVIDTGTSHAHGRALLAAIRAVTDQPVRVALVTHTRPEFLFGGTAFRELGIPIRMHSRTSRLMASRCETCLKALRQTVGEEPLRGTAMYKPDQEFETPHELELIGRPVRVLYFGHSSGPGDIAVFDERSGVLFGGGLLDAGRVPDIQDSDLEGWKKALQSLHALRVGTVVPGHGPASSSALIGTVERYLAQLETKVRGLVRSGASLLGVAESGELPEYEGWDQYDVIHRRNASVAFLRFERELMFK
- a CDS encoding quinoprotein dehydrogenase-associated SoxYZ-like carrier; this translates as MPPVRTNRRHALQGLAALALSPAGAFAAVGGLPSATHDASSPEWERISGKLFPGKKLIAGQSVVQVIVPLRAAYGASVPVKVVSKLAQKPELFVRKMYIVVDKNPSPVAAVLDLTTEVGQADFETRLRVDEYSHVRVVSELSNGELHTDSRYVKTSGGCSAPPNREALHLIGKTMLKLNGELHMDQPTTADVTVVHPNDTGFELNQVTVMYIPPHFVRSIKVSYAQRKVFDAELDFSVSENPTLRFNFVPHGRGELRAEVTDTKESQFVGTLAVG
- a CDS encoding thioredoxin family protein: MSDLLRRLAAVLALCVAAGAAAAAGFPARFAPTLVPGTGQPQRLEFDLSAALQRAQRENKRLYVYLGANDCPFCRKYEAFLEKNATELAPHFARDYIVYDLRSSLSVQADRLYFRIGDKSMPYAEFNRSIGDERARQLVYPSVWLLDAKGKPLMQMPAGTGTFETVPEQLEILRLEQ
- a CDS encoding cytochrome c codes for the protein MKTFRLLAWAVLGLAGAANAQSTNKAELESVQRAVHVCAACHGDFGRSTKSFVPSLAGQMREYTIRQLKDFRNQSRAETDVQAYMWGISALLTDETIEGLADYYAAQKPAPGKSTQPKLEAAGRKIYENGSPSQGVLPCKQCHGDAAEGAAGFPRLAGLNAKYVYSQLQAFRTPLRPHGVLMKNETRALSEAQLKAVAAYVQSR
- the pqqE gene encoding pyrroloquinoline quinone biosynthesis protein PqqE, whose protein sequence is MSTVSNRPGPPLWLLAELTYRCPLHCVFCYNPVDYAAQPDELSTEDWLRVLREGRELGAVQCGLSGGEPLLRDDLELIVAEAHRLGYYTNLLTSGVGLTAERAAALKAAGLDHVQLSFQDSTREMNDFLSHTKTFELKNRVAKIIKDQGWPMVMNVVIHRLNIDHIDRIIGMAAELGAEYIELANTQYYSWAFVNRAQLLPTHEQLKRAEAVTDAWRQKLGDRMRIFFVAPDYHEGKAKKCVNGWGSMFLTVAPDGTALPCHTAKMLPGLAFPNVRDMPLREVWFESEGFNRYRGTGWMKEPCVSCEHKEEDLGGCRCQAFLIAQDAEAADPVCRKSPQHGQVLAAVAQAEEAARTRVTEHPLVFRDPKESRRLAMEAQRD
- the pqqD gene encoding pyrroloquinoline quinone biosynthesis peptide chaperone PqqD, with protein sequence MSPASIASQPRVGHGFRLQWEPVQEAHVLLYPEGMVKLNGSAGEIMKRCDGQRSVGEIVTDLEQAFSVQGLQGDVLAFVEMAAKQRWLVWD
- the pqqC gene encoding pyrroloquinoline-quinone synthase PqqC, with amino-acid sequence MTHHPVAWNRIEFEAQLRERGRSYHIHHPFNVMLNTGKATPEQIRGWVANRFYYQIAIPIKDAAVMSNCPDRDVRRGWVQRILDHDGFELGGVKDEGGIEAWLRLAQAVGLTREEVLDQRHVIPALRFAVDAYVNFARRSPWQEAVCSSLTELFAPEIHKQRLATWPEHYGWIDQAGLAYFRNRVSQARRDVEQGLAITLDHFTTRPLQERALEVLQFKLDILWAMNDAMALKYGVSE
- the pqqB gene encoding pyrroloquinoline quinone biosynthesis protein PqqB; the encoded protein is MRITILGSAAGGGFPQWNCNCRNCAGQRDGSLRAKARTQSSIFVSGSTSADGVLFNASPDILEQIRSHPALQPGRAVRDTAIAGVVLMDGQIDHATGLFMLRERGRPLPLWCTDPVEEDLSTGNPVLKVLGHYCGVDRHRIALDGAAFEVPGAADLSFRAVPLSSKAAPYSPHREAPVPGDNIGMLISDRRSGRSAFYAPGLGEITPALFDLMCGADAVLVDGTFWTDDEMIRLGLSKKTARDIGHLPQSGAGGMIEWLDKLPASTRRLLIHINNTNPILDEDSPERALLTQHRIEPCEDRMTLDL
- the pqqA gene encoding pyrroloquinoline quinone precursor peptide PqqA, translated to MQWQTPTATDFRFGFEITMYVAAR